A window from Theropithecus gelada isolate Dixy chromosome 1, Tgel_1.0, whole genome shotgun sequence encodes these proteins:
- the LRRC8D gene encoding volume-regulated anion channel subunit LRRC8D has product MFTLAEVASLNDIQPTYRILKPWWDVFMDYLAVVMLMVAIFAGTMQLTKDQVVCLPVLPSPVNSKAHTSPGNAEVTTNIPKMEAATNQDQDGRTTNDISFGTSAVTPDIPLRATYPRTDFALPSQEAKKEKKDPTGRKTNLDFQQYVFINQMCYHLALPWYSKYFPYLALIHTIILMVSSNFWFKYPKTCSKVEHFVSILGKCFESPWTTKALSETACEDSEENKQRITGAQTLPKHVSTSSDEGSPSASTPMINKTGFKFSAEKPVIEVPSMTILDKKDGEQAKALFEKVRKFRAHVEDSDLIYKLYVVQTVIKTAKFIFILCYTANFVNAISFEHVCKPKVEHLTGYEVFECTHNMAYMLKKLLISYISIICVYGFICLYTLFWLFRIPLKEYSFEKVREESSFSDIPDVKNDFAFLLHMVDQYDQLYSKRFGVFLSEVSENKLREISLNHEWTFEKLRQHVSRNAQDKQELHLFMLSGVPDAVFDLTDLDVLKLELIPEAKIPAKISQMTNLQELHLCHCPAKVEQTAFSFLRDHLRCLHVKFTDVAEIPAWVYLLKNLRELYLIGNLNSENNKMIGLESLRELRHLKILHVKSNLTKVPSNITDVAPHLTKLVIHNDGTKLLVLNSLKKMMNVAELELQNCELERIPHAIFSLSNLQELDLKSNNIRTIEEIISFQHLKRLTCLKLWHNKIVTIPPSITHVKNLESLYFSNNKLESLPVAVFSLQKLRCLDVSYNNISMIPIEIGLLQNLQHLHITGNKVDSLPKQLFKCIKLRTLNLGQNCITSLPEKVGQLSQLTQLELKGNCLDRLPAQLGQCRMLKKSGLVVEDHLFDTLPLEVKEALNQDINIPFANGI; this is encoded by the coding sequence ATGTTTACCCTTGCGGAAGTTGCATCACTTAATGACATTCAGCCAACTTACCGAATCCTGAAACCATGGTGGGATGTGTTTATGGATTACCTGGCTGTTGTTATGTTAATGGTAGCCATCTTTGCAGGAACCATGCAACTTACCAAAGATCAGGTGGTCTGTTTGCCAGTATTGCCATCTCCTGTAAATTCAAAGGCACATACATCACCAGGAAATGCCGAGGTCACCACCAACATCCCGAAGATGGAAGCAGCCACCAACCAAGACCAAGATGGGCGGACAACAAATGACATTTCCTTTGGGACATCTGCTGTGACACCTGACATACCTCTCAGAGCCACATATCCTCGCACAGATTTCGCACTTCCAAGTCAggaggcaaagaaagagaagaaagatccAACAGGTCGAAAAACAAACTTGGATTTTCagcaatatgtatttattaatcaGATGTGTTACCATCTGGCCCTTCCGTGGTATTCTAAGTACTTTCCATACCTTGCTCTTATACATACTATTATTCTCATGGTCAGTAGCAACTTTTGGTTCAAATATCCCAAAACATGCTCAAAAGTAGAACATTTTGTTTCAATATTAGGAAAGTGCTTTGAATCCCCTTGGACTACAAAAGCATTGTCTGAGACAGCATGCGAAGACTCAGAGGAAAACAAGCAGAGAATAACAGGTGCCCAGACTCTACCAAAGCATGTGTCTACCAGCAGTGATGAAGGGAGCCCCAGTGCCAGTACCCCAATGATCAATAAAACCGGCTTTAAATTTTCAGCTGAGAAACCTGTGATTGAAGTTCCCAGCATGACCATCCTAGATAAAAAGGATGGAGAGCAGGCCAAAGCCCTGTTTGAGAAAGTGAGGAAGTTCCGTGCCCATGTGGAAGATAGTGACTTGATCTATAAACTCTATGTCGTCCAAACAGTTATCAAAACAGCCaagttcatttttattctctGCTATACAGCGAACTTTGTCAACGCAATCAGCTTTGAACATGTCTGCAAGCCCAAAGTTGAGCATCTGACTGGTTATGAGGTATTTGAGTGCACCCACAATATGGCTTACATGTTGAAAAAGCTTCTCATCAGTTACATATCCATTATTTGTGTTTATGGCTTTATCTGCCTCTACACTCTCTTCTGGTTATTCAGGATACCTTTGAAGGAATATTCTTTCGAAAAAGTCAGAGAAGAGAGCAGTTTTAGTGACATTCCAGATGTCAAAAACGATTTTGCGTTCCTTCTCCACATGGTGGACCAGTATGACCAGCTATATTCCAAGCGTTTTGGTGTGTTCTTGTCAGAAGTTAGTGAAAATAAACTTAGGGAAATTAGTTTGAACCATGAGTGGACATTTGAAAAACTCAGGCAGCACGTTTCACGCAATGCCCAGGACAAGCAGGAGTTGCATCTGTTCATGCTATCGGGGGTGCCCGATGCTGTCTTTGACCTCACAGACCTGGATGTGCTAAAGCTTGAACTAATTCCAGAAGCTAAAATTCCTGCTAAGATTTCTCAAATGACTAACCTCCAAGAGCTCCACCTCTGCCACTGCCCTGCAAAAGTTGAACAGACTGCTTTTAGCTTTCTTCGCGATCACTTGAGATGCCTTCACGTGAAGTTCACCGATGTGGCTGAAATTCCTGCCTGGGTGTATTTGCTCAAAAACCTTCGAGAGTTGTACTTAATAGGCAATTTGAACTCTGAAAACAACAAGATGATAGGACTTGAATCTCTCCGAGAGTTGCGGCACCTTAAGATTCTCCACGTGAAGAGCAATTTGACCAAAGTTCCCTCCAACATTACAGATGTGGCTCCACATCTTACAAAGTTAGTCATTCATAATGACGGCACTAAACTCTTGGTACTGAACAGCCTTAAGAAAATGATGAATGTCGCCGAGCTGgaactccagaactgtgaactaGAGAGAATTCCACATGCTATTTTCAGCCTCTCTAATTTACAGGAACTGGATTTAAAGTCAAATAACATTCGCACAATTGAGGAAATCATCAGTTTCCAGCATTTAAAACGACTGACTTGTTTAAAATTATGGCATAACAAGATTGTTACTATTCCTCCCTCTATTACCCATGTCAAAAACTTGGAGTCACTTTATTTCTCTAACAACAAGCTCGAATCCTTACCAGTGGCAGTATTTAGTTTACAGAAACTCAGATGCTTAGATGTAAGCTACAACAACATTTCAATGATTCCAATAGAAATAGGATTGCTTCAGAACCTGCAGCATTTGCATATCACTGGGAACAAAGTGGACAGTCTGCCAAAACAATTGTTTAAATGCATAAAGTTGAGGACTTTGAATCTGGGACAAAACTGCATCACCTCACTCCCAGAGAAAGTTGGTCAGCTCTCCCAGCTCACTCAGCTGGAGCTGAAGGGGAACTGCTTGGACCGCCTGCCAGCCCAGCTGGGCCAGTGTCGGATGCTCAAGAAAAGCGGGCTTGTTGTGGAAGATCACCTTTTTGACACCCTGCCACTCGAAGTCAAAGAGGCATTGAATCAAGACATAAATATTCCCTTTGCAAATGGGATTTAA